A window of Oscillospiraceae bacterium contains these coding sequences:
- a CDS encoding HypC/HybG/HupF family hydrogenase formation chaperone, which produces MCLAIPGKIIEIKDGTAQIDYGGVTKSASLRLFPNARPGEYALVHAGFVIQILDKDEGGELDALIDEVMGHNLQP; this is translated from the coding sequence ATGTGCCTTGCGATACCGGGGAAAATCATCGAAATCAAAGACGGAACCGCGCAGATCGATTACGGCGGCGTGACCAAAAGCGCGAGCTTACGGCTTTTTCCGAACGCCAGGCCGGGTGAATACGCCCTGGTGCATGCGGGGTTTGTCATTCAGATTCTCGATAAAGATGAGGGCGGGGAACTCGACGCGCTGATCGACGAAGTGATGGGGCATAATTTACAACCATGA
- the hypF gene encoding carbamoyltransferase HypF, translating into MIRYSIVVRGIVQGVGFRPFVFRLAKSLSLAGFVQNTPEGVYAEIEGEERACEEFLAALQKRPPVLARIDRVDAKKMLLRGNRDFVIRASGTGAKDALISPDIGICAACAADIADKNNRRYRYAFTNCTDCGPRFSIIRDVPYDRKNTTMAGFLQCKDCKEEYENPFDRRFHAQPNACPACGPHLGFYKNGVLQQGDPISLFGECVKNGGIVALKGLGGYHLACDAANEAAVARLRRNKIRFDKPFALMLRDIGTVRRFFDIDETEEALLLSEKKPIVLLQKTDRCAFAESIAPENGRLGVMLPYTPLHGLIMQNHEALVMTSANLSDSPMIFDDEIAINRLFTMADAMLSHNRPIFRRVDDSVCMAAAGAPRLIRRARGYVPEPVKLNGNRKVILSLGAQQKNTFCLAKGENAFLSGHIGDLDDMDAAAFYESEIESFQRLFEAKPEAIACDIHPDYVSTRYAERYKGTLPVLEIQHHHAHFASVLAEHHLENAVGLIFDGTGYGTDGAVWGGEALFGGIGKSERIGHLLYAPLFGGEAAIREPWRMALAMLDIACGRDAALDFYPRYADEASLLLKRGDQDGWPLTSGAGRLFDAAAALAGIKTHVSFEGQAAVALEGVLDDSENGSYGLEIGVQSGMMIFDWRQMIRDIVDDVKAGCGKGVISAKFHRAMARLLVDSAVLMKKKTGCNTVALSGGVFQNAFLLGNGIENLQKRGFQVYSNEKVPANDGGISFGQAAAAAKRMG; encoded by the coding sequence ATGATCCGTTATTCGATTGTCGTCAGGGGCATAGTGCAGGGCGTCGGGTTTCGTCCGTTTGTGTTTAGGCTGGCGAAGTCCCTGTCGCTTGCGGGATTTGTGCAGAACACCCCCGAGGGCGTCTACGCCGAGATCGAGGGGGAGGAGCGCGCCTGTGAGGAGTTTCTCGCGGCGCTTCAAAAACGTCCGCCGGTGTTGGCCCGGATCGACCGTGTCGACGCGAAAAAAATGCTTTTGCGCGGCAATCGGGATTTCGTGATCCGAGCAAGCGGCACGGGCGCGAAAGACGCGCTGATCTCGCCCGACATCGGGATCTGCGCGGCCTGCGCGGCGGACATCGCGGACAAAAACAACCGGCGGTACCGGTACGCTTTCACCAACTGCACCGACTGCGGGCCGCGTTTTTCGATCATCCGCGACGTCCCGTATGACCGAAAAAACACGACGATGGCAGGATTTTTGCAGTGCAAGGACTGCAAAGAGGAATATGAAAATCCCTTTGACAGGCGGTTTCACGCGCAGCCGAACGCCTGCCCGGCCTGCGGGCCGCATCTCGGTTTTTATAAAAACGGAGTTTTGCAGCAGGGCGACCCGATTTCATTATTCGGCGAGTGTGTTAAAAACGGCGGCATCGTCGCTTTAAAAGGGCTCGGTGGGTATCACCTCGCCTGTGACGCGGCGAATGAGGCGGCGGTTGCGCGGCTGCGCCGAAACAAGATTCGTTTTGACAAGCCCTTTGCGCTGATGCTGCGCGATATCGGGACCGTAAGGCGGTTTTTCGATATCGATGAGACCGAAGAAGCATTGCTCCTCTCCGAGAAAAAGCCGATCGTGCTGTTACAAAAGACCGATAGGTGCGCGTTCGCAGAAAGCATCGCGCCGGAAAACGGGCGGCTCGGCGTGATGCTGCCCTATACGCCGTTACACGGTCTGATCATGCAAAATCACGAGGCGCTGGTGATGACGAGCGCGAACCTCTCCGACAGCCCGATGATTTTCGATGACGAAATAGCAATAAACCGTCTTTTTACAATGGCGGACGCGATGCTTTCCCACAACCGGCCGATTTTCCGAAGGGTAGACGACAGCGTCTGCATGGCGGCGGCGGGTGCGCCCCGGTTGATCCGACGGGCGCGCGGGTATGTGCCGGAGCCCGTAAAGCTGAACGGCAACCGCAAAGTGATTTTATCACTCGGCGCGCAGCAGAAAAATACTTTTTGTCTCGCAAAGGGTGAAAACGCCTTTTTGAGCGGGCACATCGGCGACCTCGACGACATGGACGCGGCCGCGTTTTACGAATCGGAAATCGAGTCGTTTCAGCGGCTGTTCGAGGCAAAACCGGAAGCGATCGCCTGCGACATACATCCGGATTACGTCTCGACGAGGTACGCGGAACGTTATAAAGGGACGCTGCCCGTTCTCGAGATTCAGCACCACCACGCGCATTTCGCCTCCGTTTTGGCGGAACACCATCTTGAAAACGCGGTCGGACTGATTTTCGACGGGACGGGGTACGGGACCGACGGCGCGGTCTGGGGCGGAGAAGCCCTGTTCGGCGGCATCGGAAAAAGCGAGCGGATCGGGCATCTGCTGTACGCGCCGCTGTTCGGCGGGGAGGCCGCCATCCGCGAACCGTGGCGCATGGCGCTTGCGATGCTCGACATCGCCTGCGGCAGAGATGCCGCGTTAGACTTTTATCCGCGATACGCCGACGAGGCAAGTTTGTTATTAAAACGCGGGGATCAGGACGGATGGCCGCTGACTTCGGGGGCAGGACGGTTGTTTGACGCAGCCGCGGCGCTCGCCGGAATCAAAACGCATGTGTCCTTTGAGGGGCAGGCCGCCGTCGCGCTCGAGGGGGTTTTGGACGATTCCGAAAACGGCAGTTACGGTTTAGAGATCGGAGTTCAAAGCGGTATGATGATCTTCGACTGGCGGCAGATGATTCGCGACATCGTGGACGACGTCAAAGCGGGCTGCGGAAAGGGTGTCATCTCCGCGAAATTTCACCGCGCCATGGCGCGTCTGCTCGTTGATTCCGCCGTCCTCATGAAAAAAAAGACCGGATGCAATACGGTCGCGCTGTCGGGCGGGGTGTTTCAAAACGCGTTTTTGCTCGGGAACGGGATCGAAAATTTACAAAAGCGCGGGTTTCAAGTTTATTCGAATGAGAAAGTGCCCGCGAATGACGGCGGGATCTCTTTCGGGCAGGCCGCCGCGGCGGCGAAAAGGATGGGGTGA